A single window of Sneathiella limimaris DNA harbors:
- a CDS encoding helix-turn-helix transcriptional regulator: MAEITNFKGEAQVLEDASLMEEAVNTLISNVGDRVRKARESKGIPRRVLSEMSGVSPRYLAQLETGAGNISIGLLQRVAIALDHKIEWFVGEEDPWTSDVLKIAEAYKSADHQTQETVMRLLSPVTDETRRASRVCLIGLRGAGKSTLGRRAGELLDVPFVELNSWIEEQSGMPVSEVMALYGQEGYRKLEAEALQRVVATHDSVILAVGGGIVSEPLTFNILLNHFHTVWVKAAPEEHMNRVRAQGDERPMAGNPEAMDHLKSLLDSREAMYARAGATLDTSGKSEDQSLQELLALLQEKKFIA, encoded by the coding sequence ATGGCGGAAATAACAAATTTTAAAGGCGAAGCCCAGGTTCTGGAAGATGCCTCCCTCATGGAGGAGGCTGTCAACACACTGATCAGCAATGTGGGTGATCGGGTTCGCAAAGCGCGTGAAAGCAAGGGGATTCCCCGTCGCGTCCTGTCAGAAATGTCAGGCGTATCACCGCGCTATCTGGCTCAGTTGGAAACAGGCGCAGGTAATATTTCCATTGGCCTGTTGCAACGGGTCGCCATTGCCCTGGATCACAAAATCGAATGGTTCGTAGGTGAGGAAGATCCCTGGACCTCTGACGTGTTGAAAATTGCCGAAGCCTATAAATCAGCTGATCATCAAACGCAGGAAACGGTGATGCGGCTCTTAAGCCCGGTCACCGATGAAACACGCCGGGCAAGTCGGGTGTGCCTGATCGGATTGCGCGGCGCCGGGAAAAGTACTCTTGGCCGACGGGCCGGGGAACTTCTCGATGTTCCATTTGTTGAGCTTAATAGCTGGATTGAGGAACAAAGCGGTATGCCGGTGAGTGAGGTGATGGCCCTTTACGGTCAGGAGGGGTACCGAAAGCTGGAGGCGGAGGCTCTTCAGCGTGTTGTTGCGACCCATGACAGTGTTATTTTGGCTGTTGGCGGTGGGATTGTCTCGGAACCACTGACCTTTAACATCCTGCTCAATCACTTTCATACCGTTTGGGTGAAGGCAGCCCCGGAAGAGCATATGAACCGGGTCCGCGCGCAAGGGGATGAACGGCCAATGGCTGGAAACCCCGAAGCCATGGATCACTTGAAATCCCTCCTTGATAGTCGGGAGGCAATGTATGCCCGAGCCGGCGCAACCCTGGATACCAGCGGCAAGTCTGAGGATCAGTCCCTGCAGGAACTCTTGGCGCTCCTGCAGGAAAAGAAATTCATCGCTTAG
- the boxA gene encoding benzoyl-CoA 2,3-epoxidase subunit BoxA, which translates to MTQPLKQHLIDPEICIRCYTCEMTCPIGAIEHDDNNVVVNPETCDFCMDCIPVCPTGSIDEWRVVKERYSLEDQYSWMELPEQEDFGPSEDGSSDGVEAIDDAIAALLADAHKGAGGKAKAPKSAPKPTINMYTLGKPAKAVVQGNYRLTGADSSSDVRHLILNFENLSFPVLEGQTIGIIPPGTDKDGNPHLPRLYSVSSPRDGERPNFNNVSLTVKREENGVCSNYVCDLSQGDEVTVTGPFGSTFLLPDDPDARLLMICTGTGSAPMRAFTMRRQRTISNHKGGMSLFFGARTEDSLPYFGPLKKIPDDVLSKHLVYSREPGKPKEYVQDRLITEQDEVASFLQDPNTHIYICGLRGMEEGVERAFTNIAESIGEQWISLRDAMREEGRYHVETY; encoded by the coding sequence ATGACCCAGCCTTTAAAGCAGCACCTGATTGACCCGGAAATCTGCATTCGCTGTTACACCTGCGAGATGACCTGTCCGATCGGGGCAATTGAACATGACGATAACAATGTGGTGGTCAACCCGGAAACTTGCGATTTCTGCATGGATTGTATTCCGGTCTGCCCAACCGGCTCCATCGATGAATGGCGCGTGGTGAAGGAGCGCTACTCGCTAGAAGATCAATATAGCTGGATGGAACTACCAGAGCAGGAAGATTTCGGCCCAAGCGAGGATGGATCTTCTGATGGGGTGGAAGCAATCGATGATGCCATTGCGGCCCTGCTTGCCGACGCTCACAAAGGCGCGGGCGGTAAAGCCAAGGCGCCGAAAAGCGCACCGAAGCCAACCATCAATATGTATACCCTGGGCAAACCTGCCAAAGCGGTTGTGCAGGGGAACTATCGCCTGACAGGCGCGGACAGCTCTTCTGACGTGCGGCATCTGATCCTGAACTTTGAAAATCTCTCTTTCCCTGTGTTGGAGGGACAAACGATCGGGATTATCCCTCCGGGTACGGACAAGGATGGGAACCCCCATTTGCCGCGTCTATATTCTGTCTCCAGCCCTCGGGATGGGGAGCGGCCAAACTTCAACAACGTGTCCCTGACTGTCAAACGCGAAGAAAATGGCGTTTGTTCAAACTATGTTTGCGATCTTTCGCAAGGAGACGAGGTTACGGTCACAGGTCCCTTTGGCTCAACCTTCCTGTTGCCAGATGATCCGGATGCCCGGCTTCTGATGATCTGCACCGGGACGGGGTCTGCCCCCATGCGGGCCTTCACCATGCGGCGCCAGCGGACGATTTCAAATCATAAGGGCGGTATGAGCCTCTTTTTTGGCGCGCGCACCGAAGACAGCCTGCCTTATTTCGGTCCCTTGAAGAAAATCCCGGACGATGTGCTCTCCAAGCATTTGGTCTATAGCCGGGAGCCGGGTAAGCCGAAGGAATATGTGCAGGACCGTCTGATCACCGAGCAGGATGAGGTTGCCAGCTTCCTGCAGGATCCGAACACCCATATCTACATCTGCGGTTTACGTGGGATGGAAGAAGGGGTCGAACGGGCGTTCACCAATATTGCAGAAAGCATTGGGGAACAATGGATTTCCCTTCGCGACGCTATGCGTGAAGAAGGTCGCTATCACGTTGAAACCTATTGA